Proteins encoded within one genomic window of Prosthecobacter fusiformis:
- the trpB gene encoding tryptophan synthase subunit beta, protein MTAAPAASFPVMPDKHGHFGRYGGMFVPETLMSALNELSEEYERAKADPLFQTELNRLLHEYVGRPTPLYFAERWTEKLGGARIYLKREDLLHTGAHKINNALGQALLALRLGKKRIIAETGAGQHGVATATVCARFGLDCTIYMGQVDMERQALNVARMRFLGAKVVAVTAGQATLKEAVNEAMRDWVTNVHSTHYILGSALGSHPFPMMVRDFHRVIGVEARQQILEREQRLPDLLVACVGGGSNSIGLFHPFLNDANVRMIGVEAGGDGIVPERHAARFQGGRLGVLQGTKTWLLANDDGQIELTHSVSAGLDYAAIGPEHAWLHDEGRVEYNYATDAEALAAFQELSRVEGIIPALESSHAIAEVQKVAPKMSKDQVIIVNLSGRGDKDVAQAARMIFKEELKF, encoded by the coding sequence ATGACTGCCGCCCCTGCTGCTTCCTTTCCTGTGATGCCCGACAAACACGGTCACTTCGGCCGCTATGGAGGCATGTTTGTGCCGGAGACCCTGATGTCCGCCCTCAATGAACTCTCTGAAGAGTATGAGCGCGCCAAGGCCGATCCTCTTTTTCAGACGGAACTGAACCGCCTGCTTCACGAATACGTCGGCCGTCCCACCCCCCTGTATTTTGCCGAGCGGTGGACCGAAAAACTCGGCGGCGCACGCATCTACCTGAAGCGTGAAGACCTTCTTCACACCGGTGCACATAAGATCAACAATGCCCTCGGCCAGGCCCTCCTGGCCCTGCGACTGGGTAAAAAACGCATCATTGCAGAAACCGGTGCCGGCCAGCATGGCGTGGCCACCGCCACGGTCTGTGCCCGCTTCGGTCTCGACTGTACCATCTACATGGGCCAGGTGGACATGGAAAGGCAGGCGCTAAATGTGGCCCGCATGAGATTCCTCGGGGCCAAGGTCGTCGCCGTGACCGCAGGCCAGGCCACTCTCAAAGAAGCCGTCAATGAAGCCATGCGTGACTGGGTGACCAACGTGCATAGCACCCACTATATTCTAGGCAGTGCCCTCGGCTCCCACCCTTTCCCCATGATGGTGCGGGATTTTCACCGCGTCATTGGTGTGGAGGCCCGCCAGCAGATTTTGGAACGGGAACAGCGCCTTCCGGACCTCCTCGTCGCCTGCGTGGGCGGGGGCAGCAATTCCATCGGGCTTTTCCATCCTTTCCTCAACGATGCCAATGTACGCATGATTGGTGTCGAAGCCGGTGGTGATGGCATTGTTCCTGAGCGTCACGCTGCCCGTTTCCAGGGTGGTCGCCTGGGGGTCCTCCAGGGCACCAAGACCTGGTTGCTGGCCAACGACGACGGTCAGATCGAGCTTACCCATAGCGTCAGTGCCGGTTTGGATTATGCCGCCATCGGACCTGAGCACGCCTGGCTTCATGATGAAGGCCGGGTGGAGTATAATTACGCCACCGATGCTGAAGCCCTCGCCGCATTTCAGGAATTGAGCCGTGTCGAAGGGATCATCCCTGCCCTCGAAAGCAGCCATGCCATTGCGGAAGTTCAAAAGGTCGCTCCAAAAATGAGCAAGGACCAGGTCATCATCGTCAATCTTTCCGGGCGTGGTGACAAAGACGTCGCCCAGGCAGCTCGCATGATTTTTAAAGAAGAACTGAAATTTTAG